One Patescibacteria group bacterium genomic region harbors:
- a CDS encoding cob(I)yrinic acid a,c-diamide adenosyltransferase, protein MPTKKHYIHLYYGDGKGKTTAALGLALRAVGHGQKVIMLQWLKGRKDIGEVKAQQFFKNKFKIYQFGPTYFTWEKEKPLEHKKLAIAGLKKLEQIITKEKYDILILDEIVDAVVMKFIPKDKTIKLIQKAVKKGEVIITGHKPDKDWLKLSDLATEMKKVKHYFDKGQTARQGVEY, encoded by the coding sequence ATGCCCACTAAAAAGCACTACATCCACCTCTATTACGGCGACGGCAAGGGCAAAACCACCGCCGCTTTAGGGTTGGCGCTTCGCGCTGTCGGCCACGGCCAAAAAGTAATTATGTTGCAATGGCTCAAAGGCAGAAAAGACATTGGAGAAGTCAAAGCCCAGCAGTTTTTCAAAAACAAATTCAAAATCTATCAATTCGGGCCAACTTATTTCACTTGGGAAAAAGAAAAACCTTTAGAGCACAAAAAATTAGCCATCGCTGGTTTAAAAAAACTCGAGCAAATTATCACCAAAGAAAAATACGACATTTTGATTCTGGACGAAATAGTTGATGCCGTAGTAATGAAATTCATCCCTAAAGACAAAACCATTAAACTAATTCAGAAAGCCGTCAAAAAAGGCGAGGTGATTATCACTGGCCACAAACCTGATAAAGATTGGTTGAAACTCTCCGATCTCGCCACTGAAATGAAAAAAGTTAAGCATTATTTCGACAAAGGCCAAACTGCCCGCCAGGGGGTAGAATACTGA
- the tsf gene encoding translation elongation factor Ts, whose translation MATIKLDDIKKLRELTSAGMMDAKAALENSEGDFEKATKLLMEKGAQLAESKADRSALQGIIVSYIHPGDRIGVLLELNCETDFVARNEDFRKLAHNLVLQVAGMHPIYIAPEDVPAAVIEKEQEVYAAQVQDKAKATAEKAIQGKLADFYASVCLIKQPFVLNPELTVENIMAETVGILKENIKVARFVRFEVGDRS comes from the coding sequence ATGGCGACAATAAAATTAGATGATATTAAAAAGTTAAGAGAACTGACTAGTGCCGGCATGATGGACGCTAAAGCGGCTTTAGAAAATTCAGAAGGTGATTTTGAAAAAGCTACAAAATTGTTAATGGAAAAAGGGGCGCAATTAGCTGAGAGTAAAGCTGACCGCAGTGCTTTGCAAGGCATCATCGTGTCTTACATTCATCCGGGCGATCGCATCGGAGTATTGCTGGAACTAAATTGCGAAACTGATTTTGTCGCTCGCAATGAAGATTTCCGCAAACTAGCCCATAATTTAGTACTGCAAGTAGCGGGGATGCATCCAATTTATATTGCTCCAGAAGATGTACCAGCAGCAGTAATTGAAAAAGAACAGGAAGTTTACGCCGCTCAGGTCCAGGATAAAGCAAAAGCTACCGCCGAAAAAGCGATCCAAGGCAAGTTGGCAGATTTTTACGCCTCGGTTTGTTTGATCAAGCAGCCGTTTGTATTGAATCCGGAATTAACGGTAGAAAATATTATGGCTGAAACAGTCGGCATTCTAAAGGAGAATATCAAAGTAGCGCGGTTTGTGCGATTTGAAGTAGGGGATCGATCATAA
- the uppS gene encoding polyprenyl diphosphate synthase produces MQTKVKHLAIVMDGNRRWAKKKGYPTYKGHQAGVQALENIVRACNERDIPYLTVYGFSTENWGRTKSEVSWLIKIIAAAVKKYTVMLDREGWRLQVIGRLKDFPKSTQSLFDKSINQLKNHQKGMLTIALSYGGRDEILRAIEKAKKQSGKLTEKGFSALLDTRELPDPDMIIRTGNQMRLSNFLPWQGTYSELYFTPTLWPDFNAKSLDQALQEYSRRQRNFGK; encoded by the coding sequence ATGCAAACTAAGGTCAAACATTTGGCCATTGTAATGGACGGCAATCGCCGCTGGGCGAAGAAGAAAGGCTATCCTACTTATAAGGGCCATCAAGCAGGGGTCCAAGCTTTGGAAAATATTGTCCGGGCCTGCAATGAACGCGACATCCCTTATTTAACGGTGTATGGTTTTTCGACTGAGAACTGGGGGCGGACTAAATCAGAAGTCAGCTGGTTGATAAAGATCATTGCTGCCGCTGTCAAAAAATATACCGTCATGTTAGACAGGGAAGGTTGGCGATTGCAGGTGATAGGCCGACTAAAAGATTTTCCGAAATCCACTCAAAGTTTGTTCGATAAATCCATCAATCAATTAAAGAATCATCAAAAAGGGATGCTTACAATTGCTTTGAGTTATGGTGGGCGCGATGAGATTTTGCGGGCAATAGAGAAAGCCAAGAAGCAATCAGGCAAGCTGACTGAAAAAGGTTTTTCTGCCCTCTTGGATACTCGCGAATTGCCGGATCCCGACATGATTATTCGCACTGGTAATCAGATGCGGCTGAGTAATTTTTTGCCCTGGCAAGGGACTTACAGTGAACTCTATTTTACTCCTACTTTGTGGCCGGATTTTAATGCTAAATCGCTTGACCAAGCTTTACAAGAATATTCCCGGCGCCAACGGAATTTCGGCAAATAA
- the frr gene encoding ribosome recycling factor — translation MDSVKNELIQKIAGAQQHLIAEFAGVRSGRANAALLDKIQVDVYGQKMPINNLATVAVPEPRQLLVQPWDKANVGAVEKAIVAADLGLGIVNEGDKIRVSIPLLSNERREELVKLTQRITEEAKVGVRNLRREAFEALDKRSNDGGVSEDELERWRRECQTLIDNAIAEIDKLAIAKAAELRAV, via the coding sequence ATGGATAGTGTCAAAAACGAGCTGATCCAAAAAATAGCGGGTGCTCAACAGCATCTCATTGCCGAATTTGCCGGCGTCAGAAGCGGCCGGGCGAATGCGGCTTTGTTAGATAAAATCCAGGTCGACGTTTACGGCCAGAAGATGCCAATCAATAATTTAGCTACGGTAGCAGTACCTGAGCCCCGCCAATTATTGGTCCAACCTTGGGATAAAGCTAATGTGGGGGCGGTAGAAAAAGCCATTGTAGCGGCAGATTTAGGATTAGGCATAGTTAATGAAGGAGATAAAATCCGGGTCAGCATCCCGTTACTGAGTAACGAGCGCCGGGAAGAGCTGGTTAAACTCACTCAGCGTATAACCGAAGAAGCCAAGGTGGGCGTGCGCAATTTACGCCGAGAAGCTTTTGAAGCGCTGGATAAACGTTCCAATGACGGCGGAGTCAGCGAAGACGAACTCGAACGCTGGAGAAGGGAATGTCAGACATTGATCGACAACGCCATTGCTGAAATTGATAAATTGGCGATCGCTAAGGCCGCAGAATTACGAGCAGTATAA
- a CDS encoding aldehyde dehydrogenase family protein: MAQLISTNPSKNYEAIGEVEISSDSEIKEKVALANQVKRVWKEFGVQKRIELLKPIYEEFKMRQAEIAELITREMGKPITESISEASSFISEFEWFMNHVGPAVADEVTHEDDKSLHKIVYEPFGTAAVISPWNYPFGMAMWGIIPNLLVGNTVVFKISEECPLVGKLIEQVMLSHDLPAGVFAEVYGAGEVGQKLAESEINLIWFTGSTRVGKLLYKIAADKFIKAILEMGGSSPCLVFEDVDVPRFVQAIYPERFSNCGQVCDSIKRLIVHESIFDQVVKGLQELVEAKIVGDPTNIGTHLGCLVAKRQLTLLQEQVGDALQKGAKAVAGGGMPDDLAGAFYKPTILTNITRDMRVWKEEVFGPVLPVVSFKTEAEAVEMANDTSYGLGSRIWSKDLERAKRVASRIEAGTVEINQVSRWLSCNPFGGYKQSGMGREHGTVGFRELCQIKLISMEK; this comes from the coding sequence ATGGCGCAATTAATTTCTACTAACCCGTCTAAAAACTATGAGGCCATAGGAGAAGTAGAAATTTCTTCAGATTCAGAGATAAAAGAAAAAGTGGCTTTGGCGAATCAGGTCAAGAGGGTTTGGAAAGAATTTGGCGTACAAAAAAGAATCGAGTTACTCAAGCCGATTTACGAAGAATTCAAAATGAGACAAGCGGAAATTGCTGAACTGATCACCCGGGAAATGGGTAAGCCGATCACTGAAAGTATCAGCGAAGCCAGCAGCTTTATTTCGGAGTTCGAATGGTTTATGAATCACGTGGGGCCGGCTGTGGCCGATGAAGTTACCCATGAAGACGATAAATCCTTACATAAAATAGTCTACGAACCGTTTGGCACGGCAGCCGTTATCTCTCCGTGGAATTATCCATTTGGTATGGCGATGTGGGGAATAATTCCCAATCTTTTAGTGGGGAATACGGTGGTATTTAAAATATCAGAAGAATGTCCTTTGGTCGGCAAATTAATCGAGCAGGTTATGTTATCGCACGATCTGCCGGCGGGAGTATTTGCGGAAGTATATGGCGCTGGGGAAGTGGGTCAAAAACTTGCGGAAAGCGAGATCAATTTAATCTGGTTTACCGGGAGCACTCGAGTAGGTAAATTATTGTACAAGATTGCAGCGGATAAATTTATCAAAGCGATCCTAGAAATGGGCGGATCTAGTCCCTGTCTTGTTTTCGAAGATGTGGATGTGCCGAGATTTGTCCAAGCCATCTACCCGGAAAGATTCAGCAATTGCGGTCAGGTCTGCGATTCTATTAAAAGGTTGATTGTACACGAATCAATTTTTGATCAAGTTGTTAAGGGACTACAAGAATTAGTTGAGGCAAAAATAGTTGGTGATCCAACCAATATTGGTACTCATCTCGGATGCCTAGTGGCCAAAAGGCAGCTAACTTTACTGCAGGAGCAAGTCGGTGATGCGCTTCAAAAAGGAGCGAAGGCAGTTGCGGGCGGAGGAATGCCAGATGATCTGGCAGGTGCTTTTTATAAGCCCACGATACTGACTAATATCACCAGAGATATGCGGGTATGGAAAGAGGAAGTGTTTGGTCCGGTACTGCCGGTGGTTTCATTTAAGACTGAAGCAGAGGCTGTCGAAATGGCGAATGATACTTCTTATGGGCTAGGCAGTAGAATTTGGTCCAAAGATCTCGAAAGAGCTAAAAGAGTAGCTTCCAGGATCGAGGCGGGAACGGTGGAGATTAACCAAGTTAGCAGATGGTTGTCTTGCAATCCCTTCGGAGGCTATAAGCAGTCAGGCATGGGCAGGGAACACGGCACGGTCGGCTTCCGTGAACTGTGCCAGATCAAATTAATCTCCATGGAAAAATAA
- a CDS encoding DUF167 domain-containing protein has protein sequence MKIQIKVIPNARRESVEEKDGVLVVRVNKVPEKGKANEAVIKLLAKHFNAPKSAVKIIRGLTGRQKVVEISM, from the coding sequence GTGAAAATCCAAATTAAAGTAATCCCGAATGCTAGGAGAGAATCCGTGGAAGAAAAAGACGGAGTTTTGGTGGTGCGGGTGAATAAAGTTCCGGAAAAAGGGAAGGCGAACGAGGCAGTGATAAAATTACTGGCCAAACATTTCAATGCCCCGAAAAGTGCGGTGAAAATTATACGCGGGCTGACGGGGAGACAGAAAGTGGTGGAAATAAGTATGTAG
- a CDS encoding type II toxin-antitoxin system RelE/ParE family toxin, whose amino-acid sequence MEIVTVFYVKSGGKAPAEEYLKGLKNKKHLAKIVAMIDKLQERGGKLPEPYAKKVVDKIWELRFYFGGRIFYFSRIGQKIVLLEGITKKRDKISSQDLERIQEYYKDYLTNLREKGYDSKLYHKT is encoded by the coding sequence ATGGAGATAGTAACAGTATTTTATGTTAAATCAGGTGGGAAAGCTCCGGCAGAGGAGTATCTAAAAGGCCTTAAAAACAAGAAGCATCTGGCCAAAATAGTGGCGATGATCGATAAGCTGCAAGAACGAGGTGGAAAACTCCCCGAGCCATATGCCAAAAAGGTCGTAGACAAAATATGGGAGTTAAGGTTTTACTTCGGAGGCAGAATATTCTACTTTTCACGGATTGGTCAGAAAATTGTTTTATTAGAAGGCATCACCAAAAAGAGAGATAAGATTTCCAGTCAAGATTTAGAAAGAATACAGGAATATTACAAGGACTATTTAACTAACTTACGAGAGAAGGGCTATGACTCAAAGCTTTATCACAAAACTTAG
- the ileS gene encoding isoleucine--tRNA ligase, whose translation MPKFNDVNPRVDFVTQELDILEFWDKQNIFQKSLGQRQKAKRYIFFEGPPTANAKPGIHHVEGRAFKDLWPRFKTMQGYLVDRKAGWDTHGLPVEIAVEKKLGLTNKADIEKYGIAKFNAEAKKSVWEYKEVWEQSTKRLGFWLDMDHPYITYDPKYVESLWWIIKQIWDKGLLYSGHKIVPQCPRCGTALSSHEVAQGYQEVEENSVYLKFKLKDEPDTYILAWTTTPWTLPGNVALAVDSKIIYVKAEVEGEKLILAKDLLTTVLGEGAKVLEEFPGQKLVDREYEPLFPGAITTDKKAWYVVPADFVTTADGTGVVHTAVMYGEDDYNLGKALDLPMVHTVSEAGLFLPSVQKWAGRFVKDPEVEKEIVADLKSRGLLFKEMPYKHDYPFCWRCGTPLLYYAKYSWMIAMTRLKDKLISENNQINWIPEHIKKGRFGEWLDNLNDWAFSRERYWGTPLPIWKSDEGDYICIGSFAELRELAKDNPTQPPLGKGGVDWDNFDPHRPFVDEIVLTKEGKEYTRVSEVIDVWFDSGSMPFAQWHYPFENKAKIDKGEAYPAEFISEAIDQTRGWFYTLLAVAVLLGKERPFKNVLVQGHMQDKLGKKMSKSKGNVIDPEEMFKKYGADVIRWYFYSVNQPYDSKQFDEDVLLQIIRRFVLTLWNTYSFFVTYAKLDNFDPAKTPKTSKNVLDQWIIAKLNKLNVTVTDALEKYDPLRAALEIEAFVGELSNWYVRRSRKRFWKSENSADQLAAYSTLYKVLKDLNLILAPFMPFVTEAMYQNLKNEGDPESVHLCDWPKAAKIDEQILSDMKRTREIVELGHHLREEAKIKVRQPLSELKLAQKELPAELTAIALEELNVKKISFGAGKDELTTEITTELEIEGLARELVRAIQALRKNSGLEVADRIILSYATGDDLIQQTIALWADYIKGEVLAKEINTSVVGETEELKINGRAIKFSIAKA comes from the coding sequence ATGCCGAAGTTCAATGATGTTAATCCGCGGGTAGATTTTGTCACGCAAGAATTAGATATTCTGGAATTTTGGGATAAGCAGAATATTTTTCAAAAGAGTTTAGGCCAGCGCCAAAAGGCCAAACGCTATATCTTCTTTGAAGGACCACCCACGGCTAATGCGAAGCCGGGAATTCACCATGTCGAAGGGCGAGCATTTAAAGATCTCTGGCCTCGGTTCAAGACGATGCAGGGGTACTTGGTCGATCGCAAAGCCGGTTGGGATACCCATGGCCTGCCGGTGGAAATTGCCGTAGAAAAAAAACTGGGACTCACCAATAAAGCGGATATCGAAAAATACGGTATTGCCAAATTCAATGCCGAAGCTAAAAAAAGCGTCTGGGAATACAAAGAAGTTTGGGAACAAAGCACGAAGCGCTTAGGATTTTGGTTGGATATGGACCATCCTTACATTACTTACGATCCCAAATATGTCGAATCGCTCTGGTGGATAATTAAGCAGATTTGGGATAAGGGGTTGTTGTATTCTGGGCATAAAATTGTGCCGCAATGTCCACGCTGCGGGACGGCGCTCTCGAGTCATGAAGTCGCACAGGGTTATCAGGAAGTGGAAGAAAACTCGGTTTATCTTAAATTCAAACTCAAAGACGAACCAGATACATATATATTAGCTTGGACCACGACGCCCTGGACTTTGCCGGGGAATGTGGCTTTAGCGGTAGATTCAAAAATTATTTATGTTAAGGCAGAAGTGGAAGGAGAAAAATTAATTTTAGCGAAAGACTTGCTGACAACAGTTTTAGGCGAGGGAGCTAAGGTTTTAGAGGAATTCCCTGGTCAAAAATTGGTCGATCGAGAATATGAGCCTCTATTCCCAGGCGCAATTACTACGGATAAAAAAGCTTGGTATGTGGTACCGGCCGATTTTGTGACGACTGCAGATGGCACCGGGGTAGTGCACACCGCGGTGATGTATGGCGAAGATGATTATAATCTCGGTAAAGCGTTGGATTTGCCCATGGTACACACGGTTTCGGAAGCGGGCTTATTTTTGCCGAGTGTCCAAAAGTGGGCCGGCAGATTTGTGAAAGATCCGGAAGTAGAAAAAGAAATTGTAGCCGATCTTAAATCGCGCGGGTTGCTATTTAAAGAGATGCCCTACAAACACGACTATCCTTTCTGCTGGCGCTGCGGTACTCCGCTTTTGTACTATGCTAAATATTCTTGGATGATTGCGATGACCCGCTTAAAAGATAAATTGATTTCGGAAAATAATCAGATCAATTGGATTCCGGAGCATATCAAAAAAGGTCGCTTTGGCGAATGGCTGGATAATTTGAATGATTGGGCCTTCTCGCGCGAGCGGTATTGGGGGACACCATTACCAATTTGGAAAAGTGATGAGGGCGATTATATCTGTATCGGGAGTTTTGCTGAGCTTCGGGAATTAGCCAAAGACAACCCCACCCAACCTCCCCTTGGCAAGGGAGGAGTAGATTGGGATAACTTTGATCCGCATCGACCTTTTGTGGATGAAATTGTCTTAACTAAAGAGGGGAAAGAATATACGCGGGTATCGGAAGTGATTGATGTCTGGTTCGATAGCGGCAGCATGCCGTTTGCGCAGTGGCATTATCCGTTTGAGAATAAAGCCAAGATCGATAAAGGTGAAGCCTACCCGGCCGAATTTATTAGCGAGGCGATTGACCAAACTCGCGGTTGGTTTTACACGCTGTTGGCCGTAGCGGTCTTGTTGGGTAAAGAGCGGCCGTTTAAAAATGTGTTAGTCCAAGGCCATATGCAGGACAAACTCGGTAAAAAGATGAGCAAATCCAAAGGAAACGTGATCGATCCGGAGGAAATGTTTAAAAAATATGGGGCGGATGTCATTCGCTGGTATTTTTACAGTGTGAATCAGCCGTATGATTCGAAACAGTTCGATGAAGACGTCTTGTTGCAAATTATCCGGCGATTTGTGCTGACTTTATGGAATACATATTCATTTTTTGTGACCTATGCGAAATTAGATAATTTTGATCCAGCTAAAACACCCAAAACCTCCAAGAATGTGTTGGATCAGTGGATTATCGCCAAATTAAATAAATTAAATGTTACCGTGACGGATGCCTTGGAGAAATACGATCCACTCCGGGCGGCGCTAGAGATAGAAGCCTTTGTCGGAGAACTTTCGAATTGGTATGTGCGCCGGAGCCGGAAGCGGTTTTGGAAAAGCGAGAATAGCGCCGATCAGTTGGCGGCTTACAGCACCCTATATAAAGTATTAAAAGATTTGAATTTAATTTTGGCGCCCTTTATGCCGTTTGTGACGGAAGCGATGTATCAGAATCTAAAGAATGAAGGCGATCCGGAATCTGTACATTTGTGCGATTGGCCCAAGGCAGCCAAAATTGACGAACAGATCCTATCTGACATGAAACGGACGCGAGAAATTGTGGAGCTGGGGCATCACTTGAGGGAGGAAGCGAAAATAAAAGTGCGGCAACCTTTGAGTGAGCTAAAACTTGCCCAAAAGGAACTCCCTGCCGAATTAACGGCTATTGCTCTGGAAGAATTAAATGTTAAAAAAATCAGCTTTGGAGCCGGAAAAGACGAATTAACTACTGAGATCACTACTGAGCTAGAAATAGAAGGATTAGCGCGGGAATTAGTGCGGGCGATCCAAGCCCTGCGCAAAAATTCCGGGTTAGAGGTGGCGGATCGCATTATTCTGTCGTATGCCACTGGCGACGATTTAATCCAACAAACCATAGCCCTCTGGGCAGATTACATTAAAGGCGAAGTTTTAGCTAAAGAAATTAATACCAGTGTAGTTGGAGAGACCGAAGAATTAAAAATAAACGGCCGAGCGATCAAATTTAGCATTGCCAAGGCATAG
- the lepB gene encoding signal peptidase I, with the protein MHDEASAPNNSAVKRPRNLFLAIFVGTVVFIYDVFKTVTTVLGVAFLIRFFLIQPFYVSGQSMEPNFENNQYIIVDQVSYRIHAPKRGDVIVFKYPQNVAFSFIKRIVGLPGETVSVHDGIVTIYNQTNPSGIKLDEPYIKVYTSGEVKTTLGKDEFFVLGDNRPNSSDSRIWGKLPRHLIIGKVWVVLYPFEDFKTIPTPAYSNGL; encoded by the coding sequence ATGCACGACGAAGCAAGTGCTCCAAATAATTCTGCAGTGAAACGCCCTCGGAATCTTTTCTTAGCGATTTTTGTTGGCACGGTAGTTTTTATCTATGACGTTTTCAAAACCGTGACGACAGTTTTGGGCGTGGCTTTCTTGATCCGCTTCTTCTTGATCCAACCTTTCTATGTCAGTGGACAGTCGATGGAACCCAACTTCGAAAATAATCAGTACATCATCGTAGATCAGGTATCTTATCGTATCCATGCGCCTAAACGCGGTGATGTGATTGTCTTCAAATATCCGCAAAATGTGGCCTTTAGCTTTATTAAAAGAATTGTCGGCTTACCCGGCGAAACCGTATCTGTCCACGACGGCATCGTGACTATTTATAATCAGACTAATCCCAGCGGCATTAAATTAGACGAACCTTACATTAAGGTTTATACCAGCGGCGAAGTAAAAACCACCCTAGGCAAAGATGAATTCTTTGTTTTGGGTGATAACCGACCTAATAGTTCGGATTCGCGCATCTGGGGTAAATTACCCCGCCACCTCATTATCGGCAAAGTTTGGGTAGTGCTGTATCCCTTCGAAGACTTCAAAACTATCCCGACTCCCGCCTACAGCAACGGATTATAA
- a CDS encoding NYN domain-containing protein, giving the protein MAQYVEQRVGVFVDVSNLYYSAKVMYSKKVNFKNVLKEALGDRKLVRAIAYVIKAENPEEQKFFDALEGMGYEVKSKELQVFYGGHKKGDWDVGIAMDTIRLASKLDVVILVSGDGDYIPLVEYLKSIGQQVEVVAFGRSASGKLREAADSFIDLDKNARKFLIPDRNKPNAEVQ; this is encoded by the coding sequence ATGGCTCAATATGTAGAACAAAGGGTAGGGGTGTTTGTGGATGTGTCGAATTTGTATTATTCGGCCAAAGTGATGTACTCCAAAAAGGTGAATTTCAAGAATGTGTTGAAAGAGGCCTTGGGCGACCGCAAATTGGTGCGGGCGATTGCTTATGTGATCAAAGCTGAGAATCCGGAAGAACAGAAGTTTTTTGATGCCTTAGAAGGCATGGGTTACGAAGTCAAAAGTAAAGAATTGCAGGTGTTTTATGGCGGCCACAAAAAAGGCGACTGGGATGTCGGCATTGCCATGGACACCATTCGGTTAGCGTCTAAATTGGATGTGGTCATCTTAGTTTCCGGCGATGGTGATTACATTCCGTTAGTAGAATATTTAAAGAGCATTGGCCAACAAGTTGAGGTAGTGGCGTTTGGTCGCAGTGCTTCCGGTAAACTCCGGGAAGCGGCAGATTCATTTATCGATTTGGACAAAAATGCTCGTAAATTCTTAATCCCTGATCGTAATAAACCTAATGCCGAAGTTCAATGA
- the rplU gene encoding 50S ribosomal protein L21 — translation MKAVIKTGGKQYLVSEGDVLVIEKLPEEAGAKITLSDVLLVSDDEGKDVKLGTPVLEGAKVEAEVVEQVKADKIRVFKMKRRKNYRKTIGHRQKLTQIKIISITA, via the coding sequence ATGAAAGCAGTTATCAAAACCGGGGGTAAACAATATTTAGTCAGCGAAGGCGATGTTTTGGTAATCGAGAAATTGCCAGAAGAAGCCGGCGCTAAAATTACGCTTTCAGATGTTTTGCTGGTATCTGATGACGAGGGCAAGGACGTTAAGTTAGGTACTCCCGTTTTAGAAGGTGCCAAAGTAGAAGCTGAGGTAGTGGAACAGGTGAAAGCGGATAAAATCCGCGTCTTTAAGATGAAACGGCGCAAGAACTATCGCAAAACTATTGGTCATCGTCAAAAACTCACGCAAATCAAAATAATTAGCATTACTGCTTAA
- a CDS encoding DUF192 domain-containing protein has translation MKNKYPIFGLIAVLVVLGTGSVAYYYGWIQFPSDPYTTQCDRVSDSRTIRFPNGKTISASIADDEPSRAQGLSGVSGTSANNSMLFIFDAAGTQSMWMKDMLFDLDMIWLDPDYRIVHLEKGIKAPGSAMSNDQLKIYQNTTPARYVLEVTAGLSETNHLTVGDKLETFPTEQCVSY, from the coding sequence ATGAAAAATAAATATCCGATCTTTGGGTTGATAGCTGTTTTAGTGGTATTAGGCACCGGCTCTGTGGCGTACTACTACGGTTGGATCCAATTTCCCAGCGATCCCTATACAACCCAGTGTGACAGGGTGAGTGACTCGCGCACTATTCGTTTTCCTAACGGCAAAACCATTTCTGCCAGTATAGCTGATGATGAACCGAGTCGCGCCCAAGGCTTATCAGGCGTTTCCGGAACGAGTGCCAACAACAGTATGTTATTTATTTTTGATGCTGCTGGCACACAATCGATGTGGATGAAAGACATGCTGTTCGATTTAGATATGATCTGGCTGGACCCGGATTATCGCATTGTGCATTTAGAAAAGGGCATCAAAGCACCAGGTAGCGCTATGAGTAACGATCAATTAAAGATTTACCAGAATACGACCCCGGCCAGATATGTGTTAGAAGTAACAGCGGGATTAAGCGAAACTAACCATTTAACTGTCGGGGATAAATTGGAAACATTCCCAACCGAGCAGTGTGTCAGCTATTAG
- a CDS encoding helix-turn-helix transcriptional regulator, translating into MTQSFITKLRKDKEFQKLYDIEKKKLDIAIALAEARVKKGLTQKEVAEIADVTWETVSAIENGRANSSIETLSKIFAAVGKKLNLQVS; encoded by the coding sequence ATGACTCAAAGCTTTATCACAAAACTTAGAAAAGATAAGGAGTTTCAAAAGCTGTATGACATCGAGAAGAAAAAGCTAGATATTGCCATAGCTTTAGCGGAAGCTCGGGTTAAAAAAGGTCTGACACAGAAAGAGGTGGCCGAGATAGCCGATGTGACATGGGAAACAGTGTCTGCCATTGAAAATGGCAGAGCTAATTCTAGTATAGAGACACTTAGTAAAATCTTTGCTGCAGTAGGAAAAAAATTGAATCTCCAGGTTAGCTAA
- the rpsB gene encoding 30S ribosomal protein S2: protein MKKPTVEQMLEAGLHFGHQTFRWHPNMKPYIFDSRDGIHIIDLMKTEAKLTDALNFVEQLGREGGTLMLVGTKRQAASLIEALAKANSLPYVANRWPGGLLTNWPTMKGRIRYLKQVREQVAKKDFGDMTKQEIGLLEKKLALLENAFGGLDLLDDLPNAVFIVDTIREKIALREAKKLGIPVIAMLDTNADPAEIEFPIPANDDAKQGIQLITQAIVNAFIAERRTKAQVAAAKKAEEETEAVSEAELEEVLAQKEVVEVAEKQEEAEKESPSKTKKTSIKQ from the coding sequence ATGAAGAAACCGACAGTAGAACAGATGTTAGAAGCAGGGTTGCACTTTGGGCACCAGACTTTTCGGTGGCACCCCAACATGAAACCCTACATTTTTGATAGCCGAGATGGCATCCACATCATTGATTTAATGAAAACAGAGGCCAAGTTAACTGATGCGCTAAATTTTGTGGAACAGTTAGGCCGCGAAGGCGGTACGTTGATGTTGGTAGGGACTAAGCGCCAGGCCGCCAGTCTTATTGAAGCGCTCGCTAAAGCTAATAGTTTACCGTATGTAGCTAATCGTTGGCCAGGCGGTTTACTGACTAACTGGCCCACTATGAAAGGACGGATCCGCTATCTCAAACAGGTGCGCGAACAAGTGGCCAAAAAAGATTTTGGCGATATGACCAAGCAAGAAATCGGTTTATTGGAAAAGAAGTTGGCTTTACTCGAAAATGCTTTTGGCGGATTGGATTTATTGGACGATTTGCCGAATGCCGTGTTTATTGTGGATACCATCCGCGAAAAGATTGCTTTACGGGAAGCTAAAAAACTGGGGATTCCGGTAATCGCTATGTTGGACACTAATGCCGACCCTGCCGAGATTGAATTTCCTATTCCGGCGAATGATGATGCCAAACAGGGCATTCAATTGATCACCCAAGCTATCGTCAATGCTTTTATAGCTGAACGGAGAACTAAAGCTCAGGTCGCAGCTGCCAAAAAAGCTGAAGAAGAAACCGAGGCAGTATCCGAAGCAGAATTAGAAGAGGTCTTGGCGCAAAAAGAAGTTGTGGAAGTAGCGGAAAAACAAGAAGAAGCCGAGAAAGAATCTCCCTCGAAAACCAAGAAAACTAGTATTAAACAATAA